The following are encoded together in the Candidatus Aegiribacteria sp. genome:
- the rfbB gene encoding dTDP-glucose 4,6-dehydratase — protein MKLLVTGGAGFIGSNFTRMAIKNNPSWKVTVLDKLTYAGRRENLADLEDNSRFAFIRGDICDPTVVAEAMNGCDAIINFAAETHVDRSIDDSSSFVRTDIEGVRILLEEFRKEKRNLFLQISTDEVYGSVESGKSREGDVLAPRSPYAASKAGGELLAMSYWTTHKTPVVVTRASNNYGPWQYPEKLFPLFITNALDGESLPLYGDGLNRRDWMYVFDHCRALMLILDNPAPGSVYNIGAGEEHANREVTDGILAATDADPGLVRYIDDRPGHDRRYALDVSCIKEKLGWKAEIPFEEGLELTVAWYKNNRAWWEEIKSGRFREYYRAMYSERLGNSREI, from the coding sequence GTGAAGCTCCTCGTAACGGGCGGCGCGGGTTTTATTGGAAGCAATTTTACAAGAATGGCGATTAAAAACAACCCTTCATGGAAGGTTACCGTTCTTGATAAGCTGACATATGCCGGCAGACGGGAAAATCTCGCTGATCTGGAAGATAATTCCCGTTTCGCATTTATCCGGGGAGATATCTGTGATCCGACTGTGGTGGCTGAAGCGATGAATGGATGCGACGCGATTATTAATTTTGCAGCTGAGACTCATGTGGACAGATCTATTGATGATTCTTCCTCTTTTGTCAGGACAGACATTGAAGGTGTCAGGATTCTTCTTGAGGAATTCAGGAAAGAGAAACGAAATCTATTCCTCCAGATATCTACTGATGAAGTGTATGGCAGTGTTGAATCCGGAAAATCTCGAGAAGGTGACGTGCTTGCTCCAAGAAGTCCGTATGCAGCATCCAAGGCTGGAGGAGAACTGCTGGCCATGAGCTACTGGACAACCCATAAAACCCCCGTTGTAGTAACGAGGGCATCGAATAATTACGGTCCATGGCAGTATCCCGAAAAGCTGTTCCCTCTATTTATTACGAACGCATTGGACGGAGAATCCCTTCCATTGTATGGGGACGGTCTGAACCGTCGCGACTGGATGTATGTGTTCGATCATTGCAGAGCACTGATGCTTATACTGGACAATCCTGCTCCGGGCTCCGTCTACAACATCGGAGCGGGGGAAGAGCATGCCAACAGGGAAGTGACCGATGGCATACTTGCGGCAACAGATGCTGATCCGGGTCTTGTGAGGTATATTGATGATCGTCCTGGACATGACAGACGTTATGCTCTTGATGTCAGTTGTATCAAAGAGAAGCTTGGCTGGAAAGCTGAGATCCCATTTGAAGAAGGGCTTGAACTTACAGTCGCATGGTACAAAAATAATCGTGCCTGGTGGGAAGAGATAAAATCAGGCAGATTCAGGGAATACTACAGAGCTATGTATTCTGAAAGATTGGGTAATTCCCGGGAGATATAG
- a CDS encoding NTP transferase domain-containing protein, with amino-acid sequence MKGVVLAGGLGTRLRPLTSITNKHLLPVYDQPMIFYPLQKLAEAGIRDVMLVTGGNSAGDFLRLLGDGSHFGLDTLNYAYQTKEGGIAEAIGLTKAFVGGDKFVVILGDNIIEDSLEPHVETFRKQENGARILLKEVNNPRDYGVAEIEGDRIISIVEKPEYPRSSYAVIGVYMYDDYAFEVIDALKPSARGELEVTDINNAYLSAGKLRADIIEGWWADSGSSIDGLLQAGIRARELRLQVVDGRKM; translated from the coding sequence ATGAAAGGTGTTGTTCTCGCCGGGGGATTGGGAACGCGGCTCAGACCGCTGACCAGCATAACAAACAAGCATCTGCTGCCTGTTTATGATCAGCCTATGATTTTCTATCCTCTTCAGAAGCTTGCTGAGGCGGGGATCAGGGATGTAATGCTGGTTACAGGCGGGAATAGCGCGGGCGATTTCCTTCGACTCCTTGGTGATGGATCGCATTTCGGGCTCGATACTCTTAATTATGCCTATCAGACTAAAGAAGGTGGCATAGCGGAAGCAATAGGTCTGACAAAAGCATTTGTAGGCGGTGATAAATTCGTTGTAATACTGGGTGACAATATTATTGAGGATTCGCTTGAACCACATGTGGAGACGTTCCGGAAGCAGGAGAATGGAGCGAGAATACTTCTGAAGGAAGTGAACAATCCGAGAGATTATGGAGTAGCTGAGATCGAGGGTGACAGGATCATTTCAATAGTTGAAAAGCCTGAATACCCCAGAAGCAGCTATGCCGTCATTGGTGTATACATGTACGATGATTATGCATTTGAAGTTATCGATGCGCTTAAACCTTCCGCGAGGGGAGAACTTGAAGTCACCGATATCAACAACGCATATCTGAGTGCCGGTAAACTCAGGGCGGATATTATTGAAGGCTGGTGGGCAGATTCAGGAAGCAGTATTGACGGTCTTCTGCAGGCCGGGATCAGAGCAAGGGAACTCCGCCTGCAAGTGGTCGATGGGAGAAAGATGTGA